From Patagioenas fasciata isolate bPatFas1 chromosome 15, bPatFas1.hap1, whole genome shotgun sequence, a single genomic window includes:
- the CARHSP1 gene encoding calcium-regulated heat-stable protein 1: MSSEPSASQQSSASPPSPGSLHLPENRRARDRSPSPMRGYLIPSPLPTRRTRTFSATVRASEGPIYKGVCKCFCRSKGHGFITPADGGADIFVHISDIEGEYVPVAGDEVTYKMCTIPPKNEKLQAVEVVITHLAPGTKHETWSGHVVSS, translated from the exons ATGTCTTCTGAGCCCTCCGCCTCACAGCAGTCCTCCGCCTCTCCACCCTCACCCGGTTCTCTCCATCTGCCTGAGAACCGCAGGGCCAGAGACCGCTCCCCGTCGCCCATGAGAGGGTACCTCATCCCCAGCCCGCTGCCCACCCGGCGGACCAGGACGTTCTCAGC AACTGTGAGAGCATCGGAGGGTCCGATCTACAAAGGCGTCTGTAAATGCTTCTGTCGCTCCAAAGGCCACGGCTTCATTACCCCTGCGGATGGGGGGGCCGACATCTTCGTGCACATATCTGA TATCGAAGGCGAGTACGTTCCTGTGGCAGGCGATGAGGTCACCTACAAGATGTGCACCATCCCTCCGAAGAACGAGAAGCTGCAGGCGGTGGAGGTGGTGATCACCCACCTGGCTCCGGGGACCAAGCACGAGACCTGGTCGGGGCACGTGGTCAGTTCCTGa